A part of Rhodamnia argentea isolate NSW1041297 chromosome 8, ASM2092103v1, whole genome shotgun sequence genomic DNA contains:
- the LOC115735404 gene encoding E3 ubiquitin-protein ligase PUB24-like yields MEGRDVEIPQYFLCPISLQIMKDPVTTVTGITYERESIEKWLSRSSGRGGGAAACPVTNQPLPRASGLTPNHTLRRLIQAWCVGNAASGVDRIPTPKPPLDKARVLKLLNELAAERLMFEATKKLEELAEESERNRACMVEAGAANAMVGVILKCFKQSNTTCLDESLRILNSIWSPTTELKNLVKENHDFIDSLAWVLHVQTGYPGIESKTHALAIMKKVMEIANVSLLERMKLDLIESLVKILRHPRMSQQGIKSALLVLIDACPWGRNRSKMVEAGVVFELVEVELGKPEKRVSELAFNLLAQLCSCADGRAQLLRHAGGVAMVAKRTLRVSPAVDDKAVQVLALVSKFSATGEVVSELLRVGAVSKLCMVLQADCPAYLKSRARAVLRMHSNVWNNSPCIQVYLLTRFAR; encoded by the coding sequence ATGGAGGGCCGCGATGTCGAGATCCCTCAGTACTTCCTCTGTCCGATATCCTTGCAGATCATGAAGGACCCCGTGACGACCGTGACCGGCATAACCTACGAGCGTGAGAGCATCGAGAAGTGGCTGTCGAGGTCCTCTGGCCGTGGCGGCGGGGCGGCCGCGTGCCCCGTCACCAACCAGCCGCTGCCTAGGGCTTCCGGCCTCACGCCGAACCACACGCTCCGCCGGCTCATCCAGGCGTGGTGCGTCGGCAACGCGGCGAGCGGCGTTGACCGGATCCCAACCCCCAAGCCGCCCCTCGACAAGGCTCGCGTCCTGAAGTTGCTGAACGAGCTCGCGGCAGAGCGATTGATGTTCGAGGCGACGAAGAAGTTGGAAGAACTGGCGGAGGAGAGCGAGCGGAACCGGGCGTGCATGGTCGAGGCTGGGGCGGCAAATGCGATGGTAGGGGTCATATTGAAGTGCTTCAAACAAAGCAACACGACGTGCCTCGACGAGTCTTTGAGGATCCTCAATTCGATATGGAGCCCCACGACAGAACTCAAGAATCTCGTCAAGGAAAATCACGACTTCATCGATTCGTTGGCATGGGTGCTACATGTCCAAACGGGCTATCCCGGCATTGAATCGAAGACTCACGCGTTGGCTATAATGAAAAAAGTGATGGAGATCGCGAATGTTAGCTTACTAGAGAGAATGAAGCTTGACCTCATCGAGAGCTTAGTGAAGATATTGAGACACCCAAGGATGTCTCAACAAGGTATCAAATCAGCCCTACTAGTCCTAATCGACGCATGCCCTTGGGGGAGGAACCGGTCCAAGATGGTCGAGGCCGGGGTGGTCTTTGAGCTCGTGGAGGTCGAGCTTGGGAAGCCCGAGAAGCGGGTCAGCGAGCTGGCCTTCAACCTCTTGGCCCAGCTGTGCTCCTGCGCTGATGGGAGAGCGCAGCTCCTGAGACACGCGGGAGGGGTGGCAATGGTTGCGAAGCGGACGCTCAGGGTCTCCCCGGCCGTGGACGACAAGGCAGTGCAGGTCCTCGCGCTCGTGTCCAAGTTCTCGGCGACGGGCGAGGTCGTGTCGGAGCTGCTGAGGGTCGGCGCGGTGTCGAAGCTGTGCATGGTGCTGCAGGCGGATTGCCCGGCGTACTTGAAGAGCAGAGCGAGAGCGGTTCTCAGGATGCACTCCAACGTGTGGAACAATTCTCCTTGTATTCAAGTGTATCTTCTAACAAGGTTTGCTAGGTAG